Proteins from a single region of Theileria parva strain Muguga chromosome 1, complete sequence, whole genome shotgun sequence:
- a CDS encoding Tubulin binding cofactor C family protein, whose amino-acid sequence MEGVEYDVEYEVEYEVESLWKIAMEVELPSEMEKLVIKTQNIMKELINQALPNKPNPALYSKLNGVLSILNLKIKQSKPHAKFAFKSHNSFSNTSNITNTVEDTVNTIVEDTVNNTVEDVEETVDSVEEKKFGENYIIKNIKNQTILRVEDERLGSISLENIDRCRIFLLNASDSCFIYNSFNSILCVGVVSGSVMISGVRDSVIIATSRQLRVSNSHNTKLHINTITPPIIERSAGIVFVDNSVVYEWYVNHLELSGLGLEFPDNKHLIKDFTWHHQTKSPNFTILPKLPEISIPVIQPEPNIYTINQQDLNHLINQLQ is encoded by the exons ATGGAAGGAGTGGAATATGATGTGGAGTATGAGGTGGAATATGAAGTGGAATCTTTATGGAAGATTGCGATGGAGGTGGAGCTCCCATCGGAGATGGAGaaattagtaataaaaacACAAAATATAATGAAAGAATTAATTAACCAAGCACTCCCAAACAAACCCAATCCCGCTCTCTACTCC AAGTTGAATGGTGTGTTGAGTATATTGAATTTGAAGATTAAACAGAGCAAACCACACGCTAAATTCGCCTTTAAATCACATAACTCATTCTCTAACACTTctaatattactaatacTGTAGAGGATACTGTCAATACTATTGTGGAAGATACTGTGAATAATACTGTGGAGGATGTGGAAGAAACTGTGGACAGTGTGGAGGAGAAGAAGTTTGGGgagaattatataataaagaaCATCAAGAATCAGAC AATATTGAGGGTTGAGGATGAGAGGCTGGGATCAATAAGCTTGGAGAACATT GACCGGTGTAGGATATTTCTATTGAATGCTTCAGATTCTTGCTTCATCTACAATTCTTTTAACTCTATTTTGTG TGTTGGAGTGGTGAGTGGATCGGTGATGATTAGTGGTGTGCGGGACAGTGTGATAATAGCAACGTCAAGACAGTTGCGAGTCTCAAACTCACACAACACCAAACTACACATCAACACAATCACTCCGCCCATCATCGAACG AAGTGCGGGTATAGTATTTGTGGATAATAGTGTGGTGTATGAGTGGTATGTAAACCACTTGGAG TTGTCGGGGCTGGGGTTAGAATTCCCGGATAATAAACACTTGATTAAAGATTTCACGTGGCATCACCAGACTAAATCGCCAAACTTTACTATCCTGCCAAAATTACCAGAAATATCCATTCCCGTTATACAACCTGAACCCAACATTTATACCATCAATCAACAAGATCTAAACCACCTAATCAATCAATTACAATAA
- a CDS encoding emp24/gp25L/p24 family/GOLD family protein has protein sequence MCSGAKNIRIKFWFILLLIAGEFVRCINITLAPKELRCFTSYASKGDKIIGSVGVVPADSMAEVNLYKVESNLIHNQRDNPIPSLDFSNLNFNVLENSFYSLCVTNHHSDYVTFVISFRVETISNKGMSSLSTVEDLKGVITYAERLLTSTREIMERMEAYSTREYLLSKIINKMNSRIITWSIVQMIVVIGLCCYQIYHISSFFEVKSFV, from the exons ATGTGTTCCGGGGCTAAAAATATaaggataaaattttggtttattttattactgATCGCTGGGGAATTTGTTCGTTGTATTAACATCACTTTGGCTCCCAAGGAATTACGCTGCTTCACTTCCTACGCTTCCAAAGGAGATAAGATCATCGG GTCTGTTGGTGTGGTACCGGCGGATTCGATGGCTGAGGTGAATTTATACAAAGTTGAGAGTAACTTAATACATAACCAAAGGGATAATCCTATACCATCGCTCGATTTCTCAaatcttaattttaac GTGTTGGAGAATAGTTTTTATTCGTTGTGTGTGACGAATCATCATTCGGACTATGTGACGTTTGTGATATCATTTAGAGTTGAAACCATTTCCAATAAAGGAATGTCCTCACTTTCAACCGTTGAAGACCTCAAAGGCGTTATCACCTACGCAGAACGACTTCTCACTTCC ACTAGGGAGATAATGGAGCGTATGGAGGCGTATAGTACGCGTGAGTATTTGTTGTCgaagataataaataagatGAACTCGCGTATTATTACTTGGTCAATTGTTCAAATGATCGTCGTTATCGGGCTCTGCTGCTATCAAATCTACCACATCTCCTCCTTCTTCGAAGTTAAATCTTTCGTATAA
- a CDS encoding Ribonucleotide reductase small chain family protein yields MSGTMVYKYLPCASIEEVQNDEILLKENHNRWVMFPIEHDTFWIMYKEVENNFWAAEDFIFSDDLNSLFKLPKPLFNSLFHLLSFHINLDNKWVCRPVDMTLELLSEVQIAEARAFYGFQLTDENIHTETIGTMFQLLNQPLDNTIGQDKITWLYNECEKNKCFFKRVLLVVISKLLFTATFNILRDYLVKEKLLPTFTLALDAVSKDRHIHTRFAHCTFTLLQHKMLESDVVQLIKEALKLEYDFANKFLPLSLMAITQNVLRGYMEWVGNNVLMVCGYRTLYSSDFDVEWLNHPTVDLNIRQVIKKQKTEHTTEIKFDEDF; encoded by the exons ATGAGTGGAACGATGGTGTATAAGTATTTACCCTGTGCTTCCATTGAGGAAGTACAAAATGACGAAATTTTACTCAAAGAAAATCATAACCGATGG gTTATGTTTCCTATTGAGCATGACACTTTCTGG ATAATGTATAAGGAGGTGGAGAATAATTTCTGGGCTGCTGAggattttatattttctgATGATCTCAACTCACTCTTCAAATTACCAAAACCCCTTTTCAACTCTCTTTTCCACCTCTTATCCTTTCATATCAATCT tgaTAACAAGTGGGTATGTCGTCCAGTGGATATGACGTTGGAGTTACTGAGTGAGGTACAAATAGCAGAGGCCAGGGCGTTTTACGGATTTCAACTCACTGATGAAAATATCCACACCGAAACCATCGGTACCATGTTCCAACTTCTCAATCAACCACTTGATAACACAATT GGACAGGATAAGATAACGTGGCTCTATAACGAGTGTGAGAAGAACAAATGTTTCTTTAAACGTGTGTTACTCGTTGTTATATCTAAGTTATTGTTCACGGCCACATTTAATATTCTCCGTGACTACTTGGTGAAGGAGAAGTTATTGCCTACGTTTACTTTGGCGTTGGATGCTGTGAGTAAGGACAGGCATATCCACACCAGATTTGCACACTGCACATTCACACTACTGCAACATAAAATGCTCGAATCGGACGTCGTACAACTAATTAAAGAAGCGCTAAAATTGGAATACGATTTCGCCAACAAATTTCTACCACTCTCTCTCATGGCCATTACACaaa ATGTTCTCCGGGGTTACATGGAGTGGGTGGGTAATAATGTGTTGATGGTGTGTGGGTATAGAACGTTGTACAGTTCAGACTTTGACGTGGAGTGGCTAAATCATCCCACGGTCGATCTTAACATCAGACAAGTAAtcaaaaaacaaaaaacCGAACACACCACCGAAATCAAATTCGACGAAGATTTCTAA
- the sph gene encoding Endonuclease/Exonuclease/phosphatase family protein has product MNSPLIREDTLSVMSYNVQCIPWYLAPGYNIGIRARILPKYLVELVRKYAVDVLILQECFDRNVFNTFKLALQTLLPFSTDLIGLKNDWDSTVDNSNRWLILTNGGVCIMSRYPILERHQLIFKNCRNTCSLASKGACVAVISKAGKRVNVVGTHLQAYDGPAKTVRQKQYKEIIHWLELLSRSEHGVSDDDPFILAGDLNTCCLTDTPEFKAMLSPREKNFIKFSHTLGDKDPTYCSITNDYCKMCNVDSISSVFDYILAGPGVRVVHPQTVVRDKLHAPIRVRKYYLHCIGTCTMETYNPSDHYPVYSILAF; this is encoded by the exons ATGAATTCTCCGTTGATAAGGGAGGATACTTTATCTGTAATGAGTTATAATGTGCAGTGTATCCCTTGGTACTTAGCGCCCGGTTATAACATCGGAATTAGGGCCCGGATCTTACCCAAATACCTCGTAGAACTCGTCAGGAAATACGCCGTCGACGTCTTAATCCTACAGGAATGCTTCGATAGAAATGTCTTCAACACTTTCAAACTTGCTCTACAAACTCTCCTACCCTTCTCCACCGATCTCATCG GACTGAAGAATGACTGGGACAGTACTGTGGACAATTCGAATCGTTGGTTAATATTGACAAACGGTGGCGTGTGTATAATGTCTCGTTATCCGATCCTGGAGCGTCATCAGTTGATCTTCAAAAACTGTCGTAACACATGTTCTCTAGCGTCTAAAGGCGCTTGTGTTGCTGTGATTAGCAAGGCTGGCAAACGTGTCAACGTTGTGGGCACACACTTACAAGCGTACGACGGGCCTGCCAAAACCGTACGCCAAAAACAGTACAAGGAAATTATTCACTGGCTTGAACTTCTCAGCCGGTCGGAACATGGAGTTTCAGATGACGACCCGTTCATCCTGGCTGGTGATTTGAACACTTGCTGCTTAACTGACACGCCCGAATTCAAGGCAATGTTATCGCCCAGGGAGAAGAACTTCATCAAATTCTCTCACACACTCGGGGATAAAGATCCCACCTACTGCTCAATCACCAATGATTACTGCAAAATGT GTAATGTGGATTCGATATCGAGTGTGTTTGATTATATATTGGCTGGCCCTGGTGTGCGTGTGGTACATCCGCAAACTGTGGTTAGAGATAAGCTCCACGCGCCAATTAGAGTTCGCAAGTATTATCTACACTGTATCGGGACCTGCACCATGGAAACTTATAACCCCTCAGATCACTATCCCGTCTACTCCATTCTCGCATTCTAA
- the Pde7b gene encoding 3'5'-cyclic nucleotide phosphodiesterase family protein, whose amino-acid sequence MTVSIIHIPSINSSPNLSNINSNNSNNTVDSVNTNNSSNVNGNVEIGGNIEEKSENELEVLSLTIRPTYLNIYGYNFKGPELFNDNSKQQTLTDDILESLKLNQNVHGDCKRLGYVERNSLGNIEGFGFMKKFPLKFNHQYLEELYALNINHWILGRLIFISLLNLVITLFFWPINSISFGNIGLMRSDGLIGVLFHVLMCLTLLLIFIPISSLHYKFHQFAETSLYYSLVLISLIWGCWYFVVSYLCRVKYFKSSVSQLIVSTESFKTVFFVYCILPIITLDAFLPIRTSRTLWIHIQFIIFYSVNTITNSYNTHISFTYPLFRIVFYVLILVLLYFGGFSTEIQLRISFYNWIITSIKIEKIQHSVKHSHQVVTPPDSAPVELILRNLTISKKLIKIIHNMIGNNMPETCSYFNQTLVTLENSITQLTKSNLFNIKYNKVFEEMGTGSELLNSLYTSYFTPINHSNLDGVDREYKYVSIPLSGVSGVSSDAPLITLDQLLNDWNFSILDYFRQNPTGFISIGCVLLSEFQTHFNIPTDVIYSFLGLVEKCYNNVSYHNQMHGVFVCQKLLCLSNFTNVYSRLSVIDRTILIISGLCHDIGHPGLTNAFFINSGHQLAHLFNDKSVLENFHCCLTFNVLRQSNLFSFLDKEEMKIVRRKIIQLILSTDLEDHFQTITQFRVRRASREFSVEGEIDTICKMLIKASDIGSSCMEWRLTLEWSQRLVQEFYTQGLEELSLGLPITPLCDPNKHNHLPKAQSGFLAIFVIPLYTEIANIPQHNTRSTVDKETEVTECMESDENRVLSVCLSHVTDNKDRWDQMNELGETLPLRNFPHDTIQLNVNLALANLNNI is encoded by the exons atgaCAGTCTCTATCATACACATCCCTTCCATCAACTCATCCCCCAATCTCTCCAACATTAACTCTAATAACTCTAATAACACTGTTGACAGTGTTAACACTAATAACAGTAGTAATGTTAATGGTAATGTGGAAATAGGTGGAAATATTGAGGAGAAGAGTGAGAATGAGTTGGAGGTATTGAGTTTAACGATTCGTCCTACGTATTTGAATATTTACGGCTACAATTTCAAGGGTCCTGAACTGTTCAATGACAATTCTAAGCAGCAGACGCTCACCGACGATATCCTCGAATCCCTCAAACTCAATCAAA ATGTGCATGGCGACTGTAAGCGTTTGGGATATGTGGAGCGTAACTCGTTGGGAAACATCGAGGGCTTTGGCTTTATGAAGAAATTCCCGCTAAAATTTAATCATCAGTACTTGGAAGAACTTTACGCTCTCAATATTAATCACTGGATTCTCGGACggttaatttttatctcCCTTCTGAATCTTGTCATTACGCTCTTTTTCTGGCCAATTAACTCTATCTCATTCGGTAATATAG GTTTGATGAGGAGTGATGGTTTGATTGGTGTGTTATTTCATGTGTTGATGTGTTTGACGCTTTTGCTTATTTTCATTCCCATCAGTTCACTTCATTACAAATTTCATCAATTCGCCGAAACCTCTCTCTATTACTCCTTAGTTCTC ATAAGTTTGATTTGGGGTTGTTGGTATTTTGTGGTATCGTATTTGTGCcgtgtaaaatatttcaaGAGTTCAGTTTCCCAGTTAATTGTCTCCACAGAGTCTTTTAAAACTGTTTTCTTCGTCTACTGCATTCTACCAATTATTACTCTTGACGCTTTCTTACCCATTAG AACCTCCAGGACTTTATGGATCCATATACAATTTATCATCTTTTACTCCGTCAACACCATCACAAACTCTTACAATACTCACATCTCTTTCACTTACCC ATTGTTTCGTATAGTATTTTATGTGTTGATATTGGTGTTGTTATATTTTGGCGGTTTTTCTACGGAGATACAGCTCCGTATTTCCTTCTACAATTGGATAATTACTTCCATTAAAATAGAGAAAATACAACACTCTGTTAAACACAGTCACCAGGTTGTCACTCCGCCCGACTCTGCGCCTGTGGAACTGATCCTCCGTAACCTAACAATATCCAAAAAACTGATTAAAATAATCCATAACATGATTGGGAATAACATGCCGGAGACGTGCAGTTACTTTAACCAGACACTTGTTACGCTGGAAAACTCAATCACACAACTGACAAAGTCCAACCTCTTcaacattaaatataataaagtcTTTGAAGAAATGGGAACCGGATCCGAACTACTCAACTCTCTATACACTTCTTATTTTACTCCCATCAATCATTCCAATT TGGATGGTGTGGATAGGgagtataaatatgttagTATTCCCTTGTCTGGTGTGTCAGGAGTAAGTTCTGATGCCCCGTTAATCACCTTGGACCAGCTGTTGAATGATTGGAACTTTAGCATTTTGGACTATTTCCGCCAGAATCCCACGGGATTCATCTCAATAGGCTGTGTGTTACTATCAGAATTTCAAACCCACTTCAACATTCCCACGGATGTAATTTACAGTTTCCTCGGGTTGGTCGAGAAATGTTATAATAACGTCTCATACCATAACCAAATGCACGGCGTTTTTGTATGTCAGAAGCTCCTGTGCCTGAGTAACTTTACCAACGTTTACTCCAGACTTTCTGTGATTGACCGGACAATTTTGATAATCTCAGGGCTTTGTCATGACATTGGGCATCCTGGACTCACAAATGCgttttttattaactcGGGACACCAGCTGGCACATTTATTCAATGATAAAAGTGTCCTAGAGAACTTCCACTGCTGCCTCACCTTCAACGTTCTCAGACAAAGTAACTTGTTCTCATTTCTCGATAAAGAAGAAATGAAAATCGTCAGGAGAAAAATCATACAATTGATACTTTCCACCGATTTAGAAGATCACTTTCAAACAATCACACAGTTTAG GGTGAGAAGAGCTTCTAGGGAGTTTTCGGTTGAGGGTGAGATTGACACGATTTGTAAGATGTTAATAAAGGCGTCTGACATTGGCAGTTCTTGTATGGAGTGGCGTTTAACCTTGGAGTGGTCACAGCGTCTGGTCCAGGAGTTCTACACGCAAGGGTTAGAGGAACTTAGCCTTGGACTCCCAATCACACCACTCTGCGATCCCAATAAACACAACCACCTACCCAAAGCACAAAGCGGGTTCCTCGCCATCTTCGTCATCCCACTCTACACCGAAATTGCCAACATTCCACAACATAACACAA GGAGTACTGTGGATAAGGAAACTGAAGTTACAGAGTGTATGGAGAGTGATGAGAACAGAGTGTTGAGTGTGTGTTTGAGTCATGTGACTGATAACAAGGACCGTTGGGATCAGATGAACGAGTTGGGAGAGACGTTACCGCTCCGGAACTTCCCACATGATACCATACAACTCAACGTTAATCTAGCACTCGCTAATCTCAATAACATTTAA
- the CELF1 gene encoding uncharacterized protein (or RNP domain; RBD; RRM): MAESTVNAKLFVGSIPSNTSEEELKEELSKYGQLVSLFYMPDQMKQNNGWAFVTFESNQSASNAIDALNGKIIFQGTTVGLEVVYASQRSMVENQPSVPAVPASSVLWQQFTTAEGVPYYYNVRTGQTQWEKPAELMAPARTVAGGSSFGPPGANLFVFHVPANWNDLDLVEHFKHFGNVISARVQRDSAGRNRGFGFISYDNPQSAVVAIKNMNGFSVGGKYLKVQLKKGEEHYMQMEPIHYPQYSTQLTNPNNTLTPKYQMHYNPY, from the exons ATGGCGGAATCGACAGTAAACGCTAAATTATTCGTCGGCTCCATACCCTCAAACACCTCCGAA GAGGAGTTGAAGGAGGAGTTATCGAAGTATGGTCAATTGgtatctttattttatatgcCGGATCAGATGAAGCAGAACAACGGCTGGGCTTTTGTCACTTTCGAAAGTAATCAATCCGCCTCCAACGCCATCGATGCTCTCAACGGGAAAATCATTTTTCAA GGTACAACGGTTGGATTGGAGGTTGTGTATGCTTCACAGCGTAGTATGGTTGAAAATCAGCCTTCGGTCCCAGCAGTTCCTGCGAGTTCAGTTTTGTGGCAGCAATTTACCACAGCTGAAGGTGTGCCTTACTATTACAATGTGAGAACTGGTCAAACTCAGTGGGAGAAACCGGCAGAGTTAATGGCCCCGGCGCGTACAGTGGCTGGTGGTTCCTCATTTGGCCCTCCAGGTGCTAACTTATTTGTATTCCACGTGCCGGCAAATTGGAACGATTTGGACTTGGTAGAGCACTTTAAACACTTTGGGAATGTGATTAGTGCCCGGGTCCAACGTGACTCTGCTGGCAGGAACCGGGGGTTCGGGTTTATCTCCTACGATAATCCCCAGAGTGCCGTGGTCGCCATCAAGAACATGAACGGCTTCAGCGTTGGCGGGAAATACCTCAAAGTACAACTAAAAAAGGGAGAAGAACACTACATGCAAATGGAACCCATACACTACCCACAGTACTCCACACAACTAACCAACCCCAATAACACACTCACTCCCAAATATCAAATGCACTATAATCCCTACTAA
- the CWC22 gene encoding MIF4G domain protein, giving the protein MRTRSKSPISGDSTNKPTPNSSTIANLTTNTTNSNLSKSPESNTSKRTTECILGNTTEQYGSVVMSRTGGVYVPPFKLQRLQREILPDGSVDYQRQEWERLRKHINSTINKLTLTNVAELVLEMLEHNLIRGRGLFARTWIRAQMASPGFTPIYASFLAVINSKFPEIGELTLKRIILQFRRAYKRNDKIVCQSCVKCVAHLVNQKIAHEILALQLLAILLEKPTDDSVELALEFLRDVGNFLHENCKQGLDSVFDRLKSILQCGLVDKRTQYSIEALWKHWRNGFTEYKIPKELDLLEEEDQITHDIDFLDQTITGDEMLNIFQPVEPEVYNLENLKWNKIKQELTGAHTDSESDTSEDSEYDTVESDTVDNLDTVDNDTVDNDTVNTVERGIKDYTEQELVNLRKTIYLCIMSSLNYEECVHKILKLNIEDREIEVCIMLIDCCAMERTFQLFYSLQAERLCKLRQSYRINFEQCFSRQYKLIHRLETSKLRNVAKFFAHLFYTEGISWETLTVIRLTEEDTTSSGRIFIKVLLQELAQNMGVDTLCRRFHDADVKTVFEKMFPTDSPKNIRFSINFLTAIGLTPLTTELRALL; this is encoded by the coding sequence ATGAGGACGAGATCGAAATCGCCAATTTCCGGTGATTCCACCAACAAACCTACCCCTAACTCCTCTACCATCGCTAATCTCACTACTAATACCACCAACTCCAACCTCAGTAAATCACCCGAATCTAACACTTCTAAACGTACCACAGAATGTATCTTAGGGAACACCACTGAGCAGTATGGCTCTGTAGTAATGAGTAGGACTGGTGGTGTATATGTCCCGCCATTTAAGCTCCAGCGTTTACAGCGTGAGATATTGCCGGATGGATCTGTGGACTACCAGCGCCAGGAGTGGGAGCGTCTGCGTAAGCACATAAACTCGACAATAAACAAGCTAACCCTCACCAACGTGGCGGAGTTAGTCTTGGAAATGTTAGAACATAATTTGATCAGGGGCCGTGGATTATTTGCGAGGACTTGGATCAGGGCGCAGATGGCGTCGCCAGGTTTCACGCCAATTTACGCCTCGTTTTTGGCCGTGATTAACTCGAAATTTCCCGAGATCGGGGAACTCACACTGAAACGTATAATTCTACAATTCCGCAGAGCTTACAAGAGGAATGATAAAATCGTATGTCAGTCCTGCGTCAAGTGTGTGGCACACTTGGTAAATCAGAAAATAGCCCATGAAATTCTTGCATTACAGTTGTTGGCAATTCTGCTGGAAAAGCCCACAGACGATTCTGTGGAATTGGCACTAGAGTTCCTCCGTGACGTAGGGAACTTTTTACACGAAAATTGTAAACAGGGATTAGACTCAGTGTTTGACAGGCTGAAGAGTATTTTACAGTGCGGACTCGTAGATAAACGGACACAATACTCCATAGAAGCACTGTGGAAACACTGGAGGAACGGGTTTACAGAGTATAAAATTCCTAAGGAACTGGATTTACTCGAGGAAGAAGATCAAATTACACACGACATTGACTTTTTAGACCAGACCATTACTGGGGATGAAATGCTAAATATTTTCCAGCCAGTGGAACCGGAAGTTTATAACTTAGAGAACCTCAAGTGGAACAAGATTAAACAGGAACTCACCGGCGCTCACACAGATTCCGAATCCGACACATCCGAGGATTCAGAATACGACACTGTTGAAAGTGACACTGTGGACAATTTAGACACAGTTGACAATGACACTGTGGACAATGACACTGTGAACACTGTGGAACGGGGGATAAAAGATTATACGGAGCAGGAGTTGGTAAATTTGCGGAAGACGATTTATTTGTGTATAATGTCTTCGTTGAATTATGAGGAGTGTGTGCATAAGATATTAAAGTTGAACATTGAGGACAGGGAGATTGAAGTGTGCATCATGCTCATCGACTGCTGTGCCATGGAACGCACTTTTCAACTCTTTTACTCTCTTCAAGCTGAGCGATTGTGCAAACTCAGGCAATCCTACCGAATCAACTTTGAACAGTGTTTCTCCCGTCAATACAAGTTGATACACAGACTGGAGACGAGTAAACTGCGTAACGTGGCCAAGTTCTTTGCGCATTTGTTCTATACTGAGGGGATCAGTTGGGAGACACTTACGGTAATAAGATTAACAGAGGAGGATACAACTTCGTCTGGTCGTATATTCATAAAAGTGTTGTTACAAGAATTAGCGCAGAACATGGGAGTTGACACACTGTGTAGAAGATTCCACGATGCCGATGTGAAAACAGTGTTTGAAAAAATGTTCCCAACGGATTCGCCAAAGAATATCAGGTTCTCAATTAACTTTTTGACCGCCATAGGACTTACGCCTCTCACCACGGAACTCAGGGCTCTTCTATAA
- a CDS encoding Ribosomal protein S8 family protein → MQRMCEMVVPLLKTDTQSQWCRYHILNVQILQLLLNEGYIRGYSVHGDRINILLKHYKGAPVIRNVRVISKPSRDIWVTPHELKSRTRFNTGLWVLQTPVGVVSHRDCINMGIGGKMLIAVNNNFQHFS, encoded by the exons ATGCAGCGGATGTGTGAGATGGTAGTTCCGCTGTTGAAAACTGACACTCAGAGCCAGTGGTGTCGTTATCACATACTAAACGTACAAATTCTACAACTTCTACTCAACGAAGGATACATCAGAGGCTACTCCGTCCACGGCGATCGCATCAACATTCTACTCAAACATTACAAAGGCGCTCCC GTGATCCGTAACGTGCGTGTGATATCAAAGCCGAGTCGTGATATTTGGGTGACGCCGCACGAGTTAAAGTCAAGGACGAGGTTTAACACTGGCCTTTGGGTACTACAAACGCCCGTAGGCGTTGTTTCCCACAGGGACTGTATTAACATGGGAATCGGCGGGAAAATGCTCATCGCTGTCAACAACAACTTTCAACACTTCTCATAA
- the YPT31 gene encoding uncharacterized protein, with translation MALDQNYDYLFKIVLIGDSNVGKSNLLDRFVKGNFKLDSKSTIGVEFATKNVNLRNGKVAKAQIWDTAGQERYRAITSAYYRGARGAIVVYDIASKQSFYNVSRWLSELNEYGDANMIIALVGNKSDLTHLREVTYEDGERYAKSNNLIFFETSCLSNENIDTTFTELLNLICDNHEKFGDTSVTANGANVTKSLVSLAKPKKMKKKMAKCC, from the coding sequence ATGGCGTTGGATCAGAATTATGATTATTTGTTTAAGATAGTGTTGATTGGTGATTCGAATGTGGGTAAATCGAACTTGTTGGACCGTTTTGTCAAGGGTAATTTTAAGCTTGATTCCAAGAGTACAATTGGTGTTGAGTTTGCGACGAAGAATGTGAACTTGCGTAACGGGAAGGTTGCCAAGGCTCAGATCTGGGACACTGCAGGCCAGGAACGTTACAGAGCAATCACCAGCGCGTACTACAGAGGCGCCAGAGGCGCCATCGTAGTCTACGACATTGCCTCCAAGCAGTCGTTCTACAACGTGTCCCGATGGCTATCGGAGCTGAACGAGTACGGCGACGCTAACATGATAATTGCTCTCGTGGGTAATAAAAGTGACTTGACACATTTAAGAGAAGTTACGTACGAGGACGGGGAGCGCTACGCCAAGAGCAATAACTTGATTTTTTTCGAGACTTCGTGTCTCAGTAATGAGAACATCGACACCACATTCACTGAGTTACTCAATTTGATCTGTGATAATCACGAGAAATTTGGCGATACCAGCGTCACGGCCAACGGCGCCAACGTCACAAAGTCACTGGTATCACTCGCAAAACccaaaaaaatgaaaaagaAAATGGCCAAATGCTGCTAA
- a CDS encoding PPPDE putative peptidase domain protein, which translates to MEDSTPTTNINTINTVNSINSINSVNGVNKLGMRGITTEHALVAKEIVYNSLLSGQLSPNPSGVGSPVRFNSLSSVNSFKADKPTSNITTLVENAVGSCGVVLRSNHASPKNSNPTTNTSTNTDSQSVNTECDSIRSESLNGMVVTGSPNVWLNIYDLENVHRVVNVIADVVGAGAYHAGVEVYGNEYNYGYNPKGGTGITSSFPKYHPYHTYIKSVDLGKTKYTPQQVSDIINHMKPHWNALDYNILHKNCLNFAKELCERLEVGRIPGWVMGLQNKINWTKRNLNKTTNKLKILLGIK; encoded by the exons ATGGAAGATTCCACCCCTACCaccaatattaatactattaacactgttaacagtataaatagtataaatagtgtgaatgGTGTGAACAAGTTGGGGATGAGGGGGATAACAACGGAGCATGCGCTGGTGGCTAAGGAAATTGTTTACAACTCATTACTATCCGGCCAACTCTCCCCAAATCCCAGCG GAGTTGGTAGTCCTGTAAGATTTAATAGCCTTAGCTCCGTCAACAGCTTTAAAGCTGATAAACCCACATCCAACATTACAA CGCTGGTGGAAAATGCCGTAGGAAGCTGTGGAGTTGTCCTGAGGAGTAATCACGCCAGTCCTAAAAACTCCAATCCCACAACAAACACTAGTACTAACACAGATTCACAGAGTGTAAACACTGAATGTGATAGTATTAGAAGTGAAAGCCTGAATGGAATGGTGGTAACAGGTAGTCCCAATGTGTGGTTAAACATTTATGACTTGGAGAATGTGCACAGGGTGGTGAATGTGATCGCAGACGTGGTGGGTGCAGGCGCATATCACGCGGGCGTAGAAGTCTACGGCAATGAGTATAACTATGGATATAATCCTAAGGGAGGGACTGGGATCACCAGCTCATTTCCCAAGTATCATCCCTATCACACGTACATCAAATCCGTAGACCTGGGGAAGACCAAATACACACCACAGCAAGTCTCGGATATTATCAATCACATGAAACCACACTGGAATGCACTAGACTACAATATTCTTCATAA GAATTGTTTGAATTTTGCGAAGGAGTTGTGTGAGAGATTGGAGGTTGGGAGGATACCAGGTTGGGTGATGGGACTGCAGAACAAGATCAACTGGACCAAGAGAAACCTCAATAAAACAACTAATAAACTCAAA ATTCTTTTAGGCATCAAATAA